TGGTCAGCTGCAAGGCCTTCAAACCATGCAATCTTTATTTATAGCTGTATACCATACCTGTTTgtaggcctgtcgcgataattacattatcgacttatgataatttttttaatcgtgatcatttttgctgatgtcgataattggccattgggtttccacgcaaatttgtttacatgagaataaaccgcaactacgttagattttagaaaggcacgcagtgctgctctctcgcacccccctccccccttaagggaagatgaatctgtgatcagagagtgacatctaccggttaggaaatgagtgcagtacacggagagcatatgcgtcaataacagtacctccacacacccaggTGGAGATGTTAGCTCGCGTATTCGAGGCTAACaggactcgaaatgattcgaataattatttaatggttgtttattatagtgaccgtagcgcgactccgcccacctcgcgcaaacctccgcgaacggtggaatcgttcatacttgccgcgtcacattctttgcattgttgtccgaaacgatatgtggtagtataaagaaacacccctcaaaaacaggggaatgaacatttacctgacgaagtttaatgttgctttatgtttcaggtttggaaaagtgctggaatttgttagtttcacaacaaatagctatctgactgaacagttctcttgtattacgttaacaaatacgagcctcttgtaattccaggacgaaacacgagagaacgtgaagacgttaaaattgggcgttttgaaactaaacaaccattaaataatgtgaataaaaaagcaaattatttcgagtatatgtataaatatttaacttaattaagtttaacgtgctgggaaatcttgaaattgacctttaaagtgacgtacaagtgttttaattccaccttgtaaagatgTAGAAACCCtgtaaacatgactttgttcattgccctcaggcgcgcgaagttacaaaattcgtgcacaggcggagccactgcgattacgtcattttcgccacgtggaccctcgcgacgcgtcaagtataaactcgctatatagccagagatgctgccgttaaataaggtcgaaaagaaaacatttataaatatgctgcaaagatttgacaagcagtatgaactgccaaagaaaacctttatctcccaaactgccattccaaccttatataatgaagtgaaagatggcattctgaaggacattaaagacatctcattttactctgccactacagatatgtggtcaagctcaaatatcaggcatgaaaatctgtcacctttcggcgaaattcgccgttttgaagttgaaaagggtgacctatgtgaatcgtgtagatccaatgagtttttttttgtgggggggggggggggggggtcgggagattatatgtatatattttaattatcatattgacttaataagcaaacagagcacttccgaaatcggcaatttcaatgaccgTGGCCAGcggtttccgcccagaaccttcatagaggccaaattgcgtttcaatcatacgaacgttcttcattcatgttattcatttactgctaagcgggacgagaagcaggacctagtgctacaccggggacaaggcagaagagcgtacatttaccactacatttaccagatcgtacatttcccactacatttaccagatcgtacatttaccatgtttaccagattgtacatttaccagatcgtacatttaccaccacatttaccagatcgtacatttaccaccacatttaccagatcgtacatttcccagtggatttaattgggttattaatggtttcaatcgttttcatattttgcggtaaaacaaagttactgctgttcgctacagcgttgaacacagtcagagccacaagctgttgtgataaataggtagatgggcctattaagttcgcctcaaccccgtgtagttaacggtgacataaaataagaaacaagattttttttctagtgtgtctgtagttgtaactggtgaatccagggacgggtgaggataacattcgcgccagggctgaaaaggttgaagatgaagttgtaaacgcttgtcgtttgagtctaccctgtgctttagcccatgttagaaaataaaaaacacatgaacctggtatttttacactcattttcgccgctgatgtatttattggttcattaagacgtaatggttttgactgagccatctggaatggcgaaagcggcctctcgcgtttacggatctggctccatacattgaatccattgacaagacagtcaaaaaaattttttttttatggattttactatattttacggagcccgtaaggtgacatcatgtaaaaaaaataacgcatggccacgacttattaacacgtgggaacgagatactaatgtcacctttcacacgcggcaacaaagtttattttttcacatcaaagcaagcagatcccaggcaTGTTCGcaaactgactgcccaaggaagataaacctggctttatataaagtaatacttaattatcttgttcgcacgcgttagtaagtcgtggccacgcgttattatattttttacatgatgtcaccttacgggctccgtaatatttggcatcacctgtcgctgtatccccagacaccagcagccacccccccgGTCGCCATATTCCCATGATGTCACATGTCAACTcccccccacatgtcaacgccccgtcgaacctttttaacccctgacccattttcatgcctgaaatATGATcccatacatgagctttacaatacattacattactgcaaactggtGCAATTgtattatgctactatattattattgtggcacattgtcttaaagctcATTTGGGTAGCCCAGAAGCATGAAAAAATtctataatggcactttaaaatgagaatattatcgtttatcgcaataatttctgggacacTATATTGTTCTGAAAattgttatcgtgacaggcctactTGTTTGAATTGCTAATATAGATGCCTGATGGGGAAACTGGGAAATTCTTTGAGGTTTAATCATGATTAAATGTTTGATAGTCTCCAGTGGTAGAAACAACTAAAGAGAACTTATATGGAGCATGAGTGCTTTGTAATTTGTtgaattttattattattttttgcaggCGAAGCGTTATTGAAGCAGTATACAACAAACTTAACCCATACAGGAGCGAGGATACAGTGAGTATGACCGTGTGtccatgactgtgtgtgtgtctccccgAGTCCATGTCTctcagtctctgtgtgtgtgtgtgtgcgcgtgtgcatgcatgtctCTTACTTGTCTGTTAGTGTGCATGAATGCTAAAGATTGCATGTGTTGGTTTCTGAGTTTGTGCTTTAATGATGGTAGATTGTGGTTAATGATGGGTAAACGCGGGCcccttcatctgtgtgtgtttaagttattaACTTGAAGTTACTTCTACATCATTTTATTTCCATCAGATAATTTTCTACATTGCCCTTTCTCAAATTGTGTTTTTGTATTATTCTCTATTAAACAAAACACTTAATTTTCAAAAGGTTAATTTAATTATATAATGTTCTGTGTGCAGTAATATTCCATTTGAGAGCATTGCATTTTACATTTAACGGTTACAGCTGTAGTGGagttcatttatttgtttttaatactTAATGGTTTCTTTAGAGGAGTCCCTGATAGGTCAGTGCTAACAGTGTTTATCCTGAGTCTACACACTTTAGCAAAATGGTGGAATCAAAGGGATTTGCTGCTTTTTCAGTTTTTGCACACACTGTTGCAATGCTGCGAGTTCAGTAAGTGCCCACACTTCTCTGATGTAGTTGCTTTAGTGATGAACCGGTGTCCTCTGACCTGGTGTCAGTCCAGATACCAGCACAGTGTCTTCTGAAGAGTGCAACAGGTTCACTGCTAATTTGAACACCCCACAGTTGGAATGCTGGTGGATTTTAATTAGCTTGTCGTTTTTCTTCATCATTGTAAGTTATTGtaaattaatacatttttatgaaTACATTTAGTTTAACCTTCATGCGTTTAGGCCTATGTACAGATACAAAAATAAGGTCCTTTTCTCTTTCTGATAATTTTCAGTCAACATTTGGGTTTCATTTGGATTTTATCTTGTTCATCATGTACAAATGTAGAAACAAACTTGGCCTATTCaatctttttatttttaaaggcaAAAACAATTTTACCTTTAAAGTTTTACACTTTCTGTAGGCACTGAAGTACTCGCTGGCCACGTACAAACACGTGAGTGCTGTCCGGAGATGGTAGGAGTGTTTGGTCGTGTGTAGTGATGCCTGCTGGGCCTTTTGTGAGGCGTGCGGTCACCTGGGAAGGTGCGGTAGGTGCGGACTACAGAGGGCTGAGCTGGTTGTCCCGAAATCCTTAAACCTGAGTAACTTAAGCTTATGTTTTATGTCATGATAAACCACTGTTGTCAACCGCAGTCTGTTGAGTACGTGTTAGTTTCCAGGAAGAATCGTCCTACTGGTCTGAAAACAGTAGTAAGCGCAGGGCGCATATTCTAAACACGGCGCCTAAACCCACACGTTGTGGTCATGTGGTGACTCACTGCTGTAACCAACTCTTAACTGCAGTACGTCACTAAACGCATTATGAGATTTGTGTGTCCATACTTTGTTAATTGCATGGCAGGTCAACGCAGCATTGCGTATGGCAGAGGTCGCTTGTTTAGAGGAGGAATCCTGAGAACAGACCTGCGTTGGCACAGGTTCAGATCGCAGAACACCGACGTGACGTGGCAGCATTGTCACGAGGTCCTGTGGAGTGTCCCTGGAGGAGTCTAGAGTTGTAATCGACAGCGCGCACCATCGGTGTGGTGGGCGGGACAGTGAGGCGTCAGGACAGGGCAGCAGCAGGACCTTCAGCAGGGCCCGTCGTAAAGAGCTTATTTCATTATTGGCTATGGCCCGTGTTTTGAGGGAAGCCTCAGTTAATGCCAAATGTAGTCAACTCATAAACATCTGCTTATGGTATgattttatttatgtatgtttACATATGACTGGGTTTCTCTAAACACCTATGTGATTGGGTAGTTTGCATACATCTGGAGTTGAATGTCTGTGTACAAAGTGTTTATTCAGGCAAAGATAATGCATCATCAAAGCTTCCTGTTATTTCTAAGGGCCACATATGTTTACATCTTGGAAAAATATCTTTTGAATATTTTTTTCGCCCGAAATGTCAGTAATCCTCTCATCCTCATGTAGTCAAATGTGTATGTTTAAAAATGTGTATGTTTATAATTAATATAGCAACATGTTTACATTGGTCAAATTGGGGTGTGTATCTTGTCTCTgagatttttaaaatatatataatataaaattaaaaaatcacAGATAATGATGTCCGAAACgatgttttggacagaggtccttcaatCAGTGTTTCAGACAGTAGATGTttatatacagtgaggaaaataagtatttgaacaccctgtgactttgcaaattctcccacttagaaatcattgaggagtctgaaattttcatctttggtacatgtccactgtgagacataatctaaaaaatctggaaatcacaaggattttttttaggttctcgcagggtgttcaaatacttattttcctcacagTATATCAGTTTTTTCAGAAAGTAGgtgtttatatacatatatatcagtGTTTCAGATCTCTTCATCGTTGTTTCATCTCCATTGATCATTTTATTTTGCATCTGCCAGTCACTCATCACAATgcagtcctctctctctctctctcactcacacacacacacacacacacacacacacacacacacacacacacacacgctgaggtGGAAGTGGGTAGCCTCTCATAAGCTGCTCTTGCTCCTCTTTCCACTCAAGGACTCTGCGTCCACTGACGACATGTGGTAGCGTTGTCGGCCCTTTAGAGGGCGCTCCGGACACCTGCGTCAGACCCTGCTACAGCTTTGGCTCCGCCCAGCCGCGCCAGACTGCTCAGAGGACGCGCCAGAGCGggaaagcccctcccccttcgcTTCCGCCACCCCATCTACCTGCAGAAAGGCACCAGTCCCCCCCACGCCTCCACGGGCTGACTCTCGCCATTCCTCAACCATGTAACCTTCCTCACAATCATCACCCTCCCCGAGATCTAGCACAGCTAGAGGCAAACGGGTTCCCCCTCcttctcttgtttttttttttttgattatcctcttgactttttttttttttttttttttttgctgtaatTAATTTGATTCACATTTCTTTGTGTTTGTatatttctgtttttaattttttgtgAAGTGCAATTGTGGTGTATAAAGAAGAGCCTGTATCTAATGCAGCTTGACATTAAattaaaaaacagcaaaaaaaaaaaaaaaaactgcaaaacATGACGCAACCCAATCCAGCAGGATAACGAGCGACGCTTTCTGCACAATCTACGTTTCTGTTCCTTCAAGCCAGGAGTGATGGTGTCTGCTCGGAGTAACTCCCTCCCCTCCAgctctaagccccgccccagtTCCCCCTGCCCACGTTTCTATTGGgaggttttatttatttgtttgtttttttatgggaaaaacaaacaaaccaaaagttCAGTAATTTTTGCTCCTAAAACAAAACGGGTAAACAAAATAGGCTGACAGTGCTGAAAGCTTTTTTTGTAAATCAAACCAAGATTCTAATATTATTATGATTTGTTTTATTTGGGGGGGAGCCTGTCCAATTTCTTTTGCTTTGGTCATTCAGTGATCGTGTCCTCCTGTGTGACCTGCCACTGTCCAGCCCTGACGGTGTCCTCCTGTGTGACCTGCCACTGTCCAGCCCTGACGGTGTCCTTCTGTGTTACCTGCTACTGTCATGCTATGACGGTGTCCTCCTGTGTGACCTGCCACCGTCAAGCCCTGACGGTGTCCTCCTGTGTGACCTGCCACCGTCAAGCCCTGACTGTGTCGTCCTGTGTGACCTGCCACCGTCAAGCCCTGACTGTGTCGTCCTGTGTGACCTGCCACCGTCAAGCCCTGACTGTGTCGTCCTGTGTGACCTGCTACTGTCAAGCCCTGACGGTGTCCTCCTGTGTGACCTGCTACTGTCATGCTATGACTGTGTCCTCTTGTGTGACCTGCCACCGTCAAGCCCTGACTTTGTCCTCCTGTGTGACCTGCCACCGTCAAGCCCTGACTGTGTCCTCCTGTGTGACCTGCCACCGTCAAGCCCTGACTGTGTCCTCCTGTGTGACCTGCCACCGTCAAGCCCTGACTGTGTCCTCCTGTGTGACCTGCCACCGTCAAGCCCTGACTGTGTCGTCCTGTGTGACCTGCCACCGTCAAGCCCTGACTGTGTCGTCCTGTGTGACCTGCTACTGTCAAGCCGTGGCGGTGTCCTCCTGTGTGACCTGCTACTGTCAAGCCGTGGCGGTGTCCTCCTGTGTGACCTGCTACTGTCAAGCCCTGACGGTGTCCTCCTGTGTTACCTGCTACTGTCAAGCCCTGACGGTGTCCTCCTGTGTTACCTGCTACTGTCAAGCCGTGGCGGTGTCCTCCTGTGTTACCTGCTACTGTCAAGCCCTGGCGGTGTCCTCCTGTGTGACCTGCTACTGTCAAGCCCTGGCGGTGTCCTCCTGTGTGACCTGCTACTGTCAAGCCCTGGCGGTGTCCTCCTGTGTGACCTGCTACTGTCAAGCCGTGGCGGTGTCCTCCTGTGTGACCTGCTACTGTCAAGCCGTGGCGGTGTCCTCCGGTGTGACCTGCTACTGTCAAGCCGTGGCGGTGTCCTCCTGTGTTACCTGCTACTGTCAAGCCCTGACGGTGTCCTCCTGTGTGACCTGCTACTGTCAAGCCCTGACTGTGTCCTCCTGTTGGACATGCTACTGTCAAGCCGTGGCGGTGTCCTCCTGTGTTACCTGCTACTGTCAAGCCCTGACTGTGTCCTCCTGTTGGACATGCTACTGCCTCCCTCCTTTATTTTCCTCTATAAATATGGCTAAGAATGTTGGTATGAAAGAAACCATTTGAACTCTTCCTTAAACTAAGCTAagctcaagtgtgtgtgttagtgcgtccttgtgtgtgtgtgtgtgtgtgtgtgtgtgtgtgtccgtcctgTGCAGGCATGAGGGAAGCGTCATTGCCATGTCTGAAACTGCTTGCATGTCCCAGATGGCCGTCCCGTCTTCTCCGTGGAAGGCTCTGTCGTTCTGCACACCTGCCGTAGAGCGCAGCttctctgaccccccccccccccccccccgcacctgTGATTGTGAAACTCGGAGCGTCTTAAACCTCGTTGCTTAACTAACCGCTATGAAGGGTGCAAGTTGTTTGGCGCTGGCTCCTCCGGAGAGGAAACGCTTGTGCCACTGCCCAACACACCCCCACT
The nucleotide sequence above comes from Brachyhypopomus gauderio isolate BG-103 unplaced genomic scaffold, BGAUD_0.2 sc43, whole genome shotgun sequence. Encoded proteins:
- the LOC143485924 gene encoding uncharacterized protein LOC143485924 isoform X3 — translated: MTVSSCVTCHRQALTVSSCVTCHRQALTVSSCVTCHRQALTVSSCVTCHRQALTVSSCVTCYCQALTVSSCVTCYCQALTVSSCVTCYCQALTVSSCVTCYCQAVAVSSCVTCYCQALAVSSCVTCYCQALAVSSCVTCYCQALAVSSCVTCYCQAVAVSSCVTCYCQAVAVSSGVTCYCQAVAVSSCVTCYCQALTVSSCVTCYCQALTVSSCWTCYCQAVAVSSCVTCYCQALTVSSCWTCYCLPPLFSSINMAKNVGMKETI
- the LOC143485924 gene encoding uncharacterized protein LOC143485924 isoform X2; this translates as MTVSSCVTCHRQALTVSSCVTCHRQALTVSSCVTCHRQALTVSSCVTCHRQALTVSSCVTCYCQALTVSSCVTCYCHAMTVSSCVTCHRQALTLSSCVTCHRQALTVSSCVTCHRQALTVSSCVTCHRQALTVSSCVTCHRQALTVSSCVTCYCQALTVSSCVTCYCQALTVSSCVTCYCQAVAVSSCVTCYCQALAVSSCVTCYCQALAVSSCVTCYCQALAVSSCVTCYCQAVAVSSCVTCYCQAVAVSSGVTCYCQAVAVSSCVTCYCQALTVSSCVTCYCQALTVSSCWTCYCQAVAVSSCVTCYCQALTVSSCWTCYCLPPLFSSINMAKNVGMKETI
- the LOC143485924 gene encoding uncharacterized protein LOC143485924 isoform X1, with protein sequence MTVSSCVTCHRQALTVSSCVTCHRQALTVSSCVTCHRQALTVSSCVTCHRQALTVSSCVTCYCQALTVSSCVTCYCHAMTVSSCVTCHRQALTLSSCVTCHRQALTVSSCVTCHRQALTVSSCVTCHRQALTVSSCVTCHRQALTVSSCVTCYCQAVAVSSCVTCYCQALTVSSCVTCYCQALTVSSCVTCYCQAVAVSSCVTCYCQALAVSSCVTCYCQALAVSSCVTCYCQALAVSSCVTCYCQAVAVSSCVTCYCQAVAVSSGVTCYCQAVAVSSCVTCYCQALTVSSCVTCYCQALTVSSCWTCYCQAVAVSSCVTCYCQALTVSSCWTCYCLPPLFSSINMAKNVGMKETI